One stretch of Aeromicrobium fastidiosum DNA includes these proteins:
- a CDS encoding sensor domain-containing protein: MTRVDEFNSFYSSTFSDAVQVTYALCGDRQVAFESTVDAYRRAWRDWSKIRDRRPLSYVRNEAWKITALSRTAHPLRRRHEEDGDTELLGALHDLPVDDRRLIVLMTLGNTDLEEASREVGLPAEEGIENVTTALAALETALGESIDAIERRMHALSAATDPLDMPEAADVRTAARRGRQRNTVLLVVAAIALIFGGGLVATDGDALATSSDLPRREKIGAERPDVVLDAQKIDAGNLLAPTQLSTLDTGRTWTTESTDDDVANTAPYATCPTKRFADKDPLKVFVRTFTADGIGNARVAQAIEVSRSDKVATAAYQRLVQWYSDCEHPRTQLVASYTVKRPFGDFQILSLRSNRSPERTFTVGFSHSGTITSTLVHEVDGAEGPSIEAFAKTLNASVSKVCKDSGGECSDTIEVLPSDPPPTTEAPSFLGIVDLPPIAAIDKVWAGTEFSAETNPAATACDKATYTSDSVAKAGSRVYVLYEATELPPEFGVAETAARFTSEDKAKAFVKKVTQRIDGCADDILTATIDQKRKVSVPDASGTVWRVGFELDGGQKVYYRTAIVRRGADVAQVTFTPAGQYDISQEQFRAIAQRAATRLQYATD, from the coding sequence ATGACCCGCGTCGACGAGTTCAACAGCTTCTACTCCTCGACCTTCTCCGATGCCGTGCAGGTGACGTACGCGCTGTGCGGCGATCGACAGGTCGCGTTCGAGTCGACGGTCGACGCCTATCGCCGGGCCTGGCGCGACTGGTCCAAGATCCGCGACCGCCGCCCGCTGTCGTACGTCCGCAACGAGGCCTGGAAGATCACGGCCCTCAGCCGCACCGCGCACCCTCTGCGGCGACGTCACGAGGAGGACGGCGACACCGAGCTGCTCGGTGCGCTGCACGACCTGCCGGTCGACGACCGCCGCCTGATCGTGCTCATGACGCTCGGCAACACCGACCTCGAGGAGGCGTCCCGCGAGGTCGGCCTGCCCGCCGAAGAGGGCATCGAGAACGTCACGACCGCCCTGGCCGCCCTCGAGACCGCGCTCGGCGAGAGCATCGACGCGATCGAGCGCCGCATGCACGCGCTGTCGGCCGCCACCGACCCGCTCGACATGCCCGAGGCGGCCGACGTCCGCACGGCCGCCCGCCGCGGCCGCCAGCGCAACACCGTCCTGCTCGTCGTCGCGGCGATCGCGCTGATCTTCGGCGGCGGCCTCGTCGCCACCGACGGCGACGCCCTCGCGACCAGCAGCGACCTGCCCCGCCGCGAGAAGATCGGTGCCGAACGTCCCGACGTCGTCCTCGACGCGCAGAAGATCGACGCCGGCAACCTGCTGGCACCCACCCAGCTGTCGACGCTCGACACGGGCCGCACCTGGACGACCGAGAGCACCGACGACGACGTCGCCAACACCGCGCCCTATGCGACGTGCCCCACCAAGCGCTTCGCCGACAAGGACCCGCTCAAGGTCTTCGTCCGCACGTTCACCGCCGACGGCATCGGCAACGCGCGCGTCGCCCAGGCGATCGAGGTCTCGCGCAGCGACAAGGTCGCCACGGCCGCCTACCAGCGGCTCGTGCAGTGGTACTCCGACTGCGAGCACCCCCGCACCCAGCTCGTCGCGTCGTACACCGTCAAGCGTCCGTTCGGTGACTTCCAGATCCTGTCGCTGCGGTCCAACCGCTCCCCCGAGCGCACGTTCACGGTCGGGTTCAGCCACTCGGGCACCATCACGAGCACCCTCGTGCACGAGGTCGACGGCGCCGAGGGGCCCAGCATCGAGGCATTCGCCAAGACCCTGAACGCCTCGGTGTCGAAGGTGTGCAAGGACAGCGGGGGCGAGTGCTCCGACACGATCGAGGTCCTGCCGTCCGACCCGCCGCCGACCACGGAGGCACCGTCCTTCCTGGGCATCGTCGACCTGCCGCCCATCGCCGCGATCGACAAGGTCTGGGCCGGCACGGAGTTCTCCGCCGAGACCAACCCGGCGGCCACGGCGTGCGACAAGGCCACCTACACGAGCGACTCGGTGGCCAAGGCCGGCTCCCGTGTCTACGTGCTCTACGAGGCCACCGAGCTGCCGCCGGAGTTCGGCGTCGCCGAGACCGCGGCACGCTTCACGTCCGAGGACAAGGCCAAGGCATTCGTCAAGAAGGTCACGCAACGCATCGACGGCTGTGCCGACGACATCCTGACCGCCACGATCGACCAGAAGCGCAAGGTGTCGGTGCCCGATGCGTCCGGCACCGTGTGGCGGGTCGGCTTCGAGCTCGACGGCGGCCAGAAGGTCTACTACCGCACGGCGATCGTGCGGCGTGGTGCCGACGTCGCCCAGGTGACGTTCACGCCCGCCGGGCAGTACGACATCTCGCAGGAGCAGTTCCGGGCGATCGCGCAGCGGGCCGCGACCCGCCTCCAGTACGCCACCGACTGA
- a CDS encoding cell division protein PerM has translation MPAPVETSYLRPAFLTAAVAAVLSWGVAALVVLVARGAAGVEVGPLARTATRAWLVSLGSGIDAGPVSIGLVPLGAMVLCIALVSRAAVWVVADPLDELAAFAAASAGAYGVIAAIAATVTNVGDVHTSVVRSAAAGFVVGGLGAVWGVIQRHGEADRWWFTASDDVRAVVRAAVPGAVLVLAAAAVIVVVLLVTNVEQAGDLWALLDPGIGGGLALAIGSVLAVPTLVLWTTSALLGPGFAIGTSTSVDLTGSQLGQVPGFPLLAALPSPGEFPQWVFVLGLVPLAGGVVSGWRLDPGARQTLLERTGLGAAAGAVAGVALGVAVGLSGGAIGPGRLSDAGPPLLTPLLVAVPVMALGGALGAVLSNYRWARASRPSDTSAPGRPRLWKRHQSAGADRRVGDS, from the coding sequence GTGCCCGCCCCCGTCGAGACCTCCTACCTGCGGCCGGCGTTCCTGACGGCGGCCGTCGCCGCGGTCCTCTCGTGGGGCGTCGCCGCGCTGGTCGTCCTGGTCGCCCGCGGCGCCGCGGGCGTCGAGGTCGGCCCGCTGGCCCGCACCGCGACCCGCGCGTGGCTGGTGTCGCTCGGCTCCGGCATCGACGCGGGTCCGGTCTCGATCGGCCTGGTGCCTCTCGGTGCGATGGTGCTGTGCATCGCGCTGGTGTCACGTGCGGCGGTCTGGGTCGTGGCCGACCCGCTCGACGAGCTGGCCGCCTTCGCGGCGGCCTCGGCAGGTGCCTACGGCGTGATTGCCGCGATCGCCGCGACCGTGACCAACGTCGGCGACGTCCACACCTCGGTCGTGCGGTCGGCGGCCGCGGGGTTCGTCGTCGGGGGGCTGGGGGCCGTGTGGGGCGTCATCCAGCGACACGGCGAGGCCGACCGCTGGTGGTTCACGGCGTCCGACGACGTGCGGGCCGTCGTGCGCGCCGCGGTGCCGGGCGCCGTGCTCGTCCTGGCCGCCGCTGCGGTGATCGTGGTCGTGCTGCTGGTCACCAACGTCGAACAGGCCGGTGACCTGTGGGCACTGCTCGACCCCGGCATCGGTGGCGGGCTGGCCCTGGCGATCGGCTCGGTCCTGGCCGTCCCGACGTTGGTCCTGTGGACCACCTCGGCGCTGCTGGGCCCGGGGTTCGCGATCGGCACCAGCACCTCGGTCGACCTGACGGGCTCGCAGCTCGGGCAGGTGCCGGGCTTCCCGCTGCTGGCGGCCCTGCCGTCCCCGGGGGAGTTCCCGCAGTGGGTGTTCGTGCTGGGTCTCGTGCCCCTGGCGGGTGGAGTCGTCAGCGGCTGGCGGCTCGACCCGGGTGCGCGGCAGACCCTGCTGGAGCGGACCGGCCTCGGCGCGGCCGCCGGAGCCGTGGCCGGGGTGGCTCTCGGCGTCGCCGTGGGGCTGTCGGGCGGCGCGATCGGGCCGGGACGCCTGTCCGACGCGGGACCGCCCCTGCTGACCCCGTTGCTGGTGGCCGTGCCGGTCATGGCGCTGGGCGGTGCCCTGGGTGCGGTGCTGTCCAACTATCGTTGGGCCCGTGCCTCCCGCCCCTCGGACACCAGCGCGCCTGGTCGTCCTCGTCTCTGGAAGCGGCACCAATCTGCAGGCGCTGATCGACGCGTCGGCGACAGCTGA
- the purN gene encoding phosphoribosylglycinamide formyltransferase, with amino-acid sequence MPPAPRTPARLVVLVSGSGTNLQALIDASATADYGVDIVAVGADRDGIEGLARAERHGIETFVLRTAEFDDRAAWDIALAEKVASYDPGLVVLAGFMKLTGPAFLALFGGRTLNTHPALSPAFPGMHGPRDALAYGVKITGATLFVVDEGVDTGPIVAQVPVPVLEDDDESSLHERIKTSERAMLVEWVGTLARHDFHLDDRAVRLGATPTTKDPHD; translated from the coding sequence GTGCCTCCCGCCCCTCGGACACCAGCGCGCCTGGTCGTCCTCGTCTCTGGAAGCGGCACCAATCTGCAGGCGCTGATCGACGCGTCGGCGACAGCTGACTACGGCGTCGACATCGTCGCGGTCGGGGCCGATCGCGACGGCATCGAGGGCCTGGCCCGCGCGGAGCGCCACGGCATCGAGACCTTCGTGCTGCGCACGGCCGAGTTCGACGACCGGGCGGCCTGGGACATCGCGCTGGCCGAGAAGGTCGCGTCGTACGATCCCGGCCTCGTGGTGCTGGCCGGGTTCATGAAGCTGACGGGGCCCGCGTTCCTGGCGCTGTTCGGCGGCCGCACCCTCAACACCCACCCTGCCCTCTCGCCGGCCTTCCCCGGCATGCACGGCCCGCGCGACGCCCTCGCCTACGGCGTCAAGATCACGGGGGCCACGCTGTTCGTGGTCGACGAGGGCGTCGACACCGGCCCCATCGTCGCCCAGGTGCCGGTGCCCGTGCTCGAGGACGACGACGAGTCGTCGCTGCACGAGCGCATCAAGACCAGCGAGCGGGCCATGCTGGTCGAGTGGGTCGGCACCCTCGCCCGCCACGACTTCCATCTCGACGACCGGGCCGTTCGGCTCGGTGCCACGCCCACGACCAAGGATCCGCATGACTGA
- the purH gene encoding bifunctional phosphoribosylaminoimidazolecarboxamide formyltransferase/IMP cyclohydrolase, translating to MTDATNTRPLQRALVSVYDKSGLDELARALHAAGVSIVSTGSTAKTIEAAGVPVTPVEQLTGFPECLDGRVKTLHPRVHAGILADLRLDDHVAQLADLEIEPFDLVIVNLYPFVETVASGATPGEIVEQIDIGGPSMVRAAAKNHPSVAVVTSTAQYADVTAALAGGGFTLQQRKQLAAAAFAHTAAYDVAVASWFAGDYAGDGGWPEFGGATYTRQAVLRYGENPHQEAALYTDGTGGLAAAEQLHGKEMSYNNYVDTDAARRAAYDFDRPAVAIIKHANPCGIAVGADVAEAHARAHACDPVSAFGGVIATNRPVSVAMAEQVAEVFTEVIVAPDYEPGAVEVLQGKKNIRILRCDADAEPVGLEFRRISGGELAQQRDHVDAEGDEPTTWTLAAGDAADEATLADLAFAWTATRAVKSNAILLAKDGASVGVGMGQVNRVDSCRLAVERAGAERATGSVAASDAFFPFSDGLQVLLDAGVTAVVQPGGSVRDDESIAAAKAAGVTMYFTGTRHFFH from the coding sequence ATGACTGACGCCACGAACACCCGCCCGCTCCAGCGCGCGCTCGTCTCGGTGTACGACAAGTCCGGGCTCGACGAGCTCGCACGTGCGCTGCACGCGGCGGGCGTCTCGATCGTCTCGACCGGCTCGACGGCCAAGACCATCGAGGCGGCGGGAGTCCCCGTCACCCCCGTCGAACAGCTCACCGGATTCCCCGAGTGCCTCGACGGCCGGGTCAAGACGCTGCACCCGCGCGTGCACGCCGGCATCCTGGCCGATCTGCGCCTCGACGACCACGTCGCCCAGCTCGCCGATCTCGAGATCGAGCCGTTCGACCTCGTGATCGTCAACCTGTACCCCTTCGTCGAGACCGTGGCCTCCGGCGCCACGCCCGGCGAGATCGTCGAGCAGATCGACATCGGCGGCCCGTCGATGGTGCGCGCGGCGGCCAAGAACCACCCCAGCGTGGCGGTCGTGACGTCGACGGCCCAGTACGCGGACGTCACGGCGGCGCTCGCCGGCGGGGGCTTCACGCTGCAGCAGCGCAAGCAGCTCGCGGCGGCGGCCTTCGCCCACACCGCGGCGTACGACGTCGCGGTCGCGTCCTGGTTCGCGGGCGACTACGCGGGCGACGGCGGCTGGCCGGAGTTCGGCGGCGCGACGTACACGCGTCAGGCCGTCCTGCGCTACGGCGAGAACCCGCACCAGGAGGCCGCGCTCTACACCGACGGCACGGGTGGTCTCGCGGCCGCCGAGCAGCTGCACGGCAAGGAGATGTCGTACAACAACTACGTCGACACCGATGCCGCGCGCCGCGCCGCGTACGACTTCGACCGGCCGGCGGTCGCGATCATCAAGCACGCCAACCCCTGCGGCATCGCGGTGGGTGCCGACGTGGCCGAGGCCCACGCGCGGGCCCACGCCTGCGACCCCGTCTCGGCGTTCGGTGGCGTCATCGCGACCAACCGTCCCGTCAGCGTCGCGATGGCCGAGCAGGTCGCCGAGGTCTTCACCGAGGTCATCGTCGCCCCCGACTACGAGCCCGGTGCCGTCGAGGTGCTGCAGGGCAAGAAGAACATCCGCATCCTGCGCTGCGACGCCGACGCCGAGCCCGTGGGCCTCGAGTTCCGCCGCATCTCCGGCGGCGAGCTGGCCCAGCAGCGCGACCACGTCGACGCCGAGGGCGACGAGCCCACGACCTGGACCCTCGCCGCGGGCGACGCGGCCGACGAGGCGACGCTGGCCGACCTGGCCTTCGCCTGGACGGCGACGCGTGCGGTCAAGTCGAACGCGATCCTGCTGGCCAAGGACGGCGCGTCCGTCGGCGTCGGCATGGGTCAGGTCAACCGGGTCGACTCGTGCCGGCTCGCGGTCGAGCGCGCCGGTGCCGAGCGGGCGACGGGATCGGTCGCGGCCTCCGACGCGTTCTTCCCGTTCTCGGACGGTCTGCAGGTCCTGCTCGACGCCGGCGTCACTGCCGTCGTGCAGCCCGGCGGGTCCGTGCGCGACGACGAGTCGATCGCGGCGGCGAAGGCTGCCGGCGTGACGATGTACTTCACCGGCACCCGGCACTTCTTCCACTGA